GGGTTATAGAAAGTATAAACAGAAGCCGGGATGCCGATGAGGTCTTTTACCTGGGTGGCCAGATTTTGGAGTGAATCACAGGTATGGGGGAACAGATAGCCGGCATTGATGATGTCAGGCTCTTTTAGGATAAATTCCAGGCTACGCTTCACAACAGGACAGATAGTAGCCTGTAAATGGGCATTTGCCCTGAGAATTTCGCCGGGAGGATCCCAGATCTCAGCTGGCAGGATATCAAAAGCCCACAGCAGTTCCTTGGGGTACAGAGCGGGCAAAACCCCCATGATCTTCTGACCATAATTGGCTTGTTGCTGGAGATATTCTTTCCGGTTGGGGATCATCATTTGATATTACTTAGTCGACGATGATTTTAGTCATTATTTTTTTGACACGAAGAACACTAATTTTCACAAATGAATACGAAGAATAATAAAGGCAAGGGGATCGTTAGGGAAAACCTCTGTCTCTGCGCTCTTGCGGTTTTTAACAAGAAACAGCGCTATTTCCTAAAGTTCCTCACAAAGCCCTCAACTTCGGGGACGCCCCCCTGGTAGACCAGATAACCGTTATAGGGTTCCCGTTCGGTGATATCATCATTAATGGGCGTTAACATCATCTCTTTGATCTTTTCCACATCACCAGTTTGTCCCATTGTCCAACCCAATTTGACCCAGGCCACTTCCGGAAGCATGTTTCCCAGAGGAACCACACCAAGTGCCATCATATCCCGACCGGTATCATAGACGAACATGTGGGAGTAACCCCAGAGCGTCTGCAGGGTCATAAAGACTGAGACACCCTCTGCTTGGGCACGTTTCAGCGCGGGATAGAGTTCTTTGTTCACGTGGCCCAGACCGGTACCTACAATGATGATCCCCTTATATCCAGCATCGATGAGGGCTTCCATAACCTCTGATTTCATGTGGGGGTAATAATACATCATCGTAACCTTCTCGTTGAAGGTTGGGATAATCTTGACCTGCTTATCTTTCCGGCGGGGTTTGTATTCTTTTTTAATGATATCCAGCCCCTGACGGGTGACAGTAGCCACTGGCGTGTCACCGATTGTACGGAAGGTTGAGCGGTAGGAACTGTGCATTTTGCGGACCCGAGTTCCGCGATGGAGAAAGCCATATTCATCTGAGGTAGGTCCAAACATACACACCAGTGTTTCGGCAATATCACCACGACCAGCGGCGTAGGAAGCATGAATCAGGTTGAGAGCTGCATCAGATGAGGGTCGGTCAGAAGAACGTTGTGAACCAACTAAAATAATGGGAATGGGGGAATCCTGAACCATAAAGGATAGTGCGGCAGCCGTATGATGCAATGTATCAGTACCGTGTCCGATCATGATCCCATCGGTTCCGTTGGCAATTTCTTTGCCGATGCTTTCTGCCAGAATTTTGTATTGATCGGGTCCCATATTCTCACTGAAAACGGCAAATAGTTTCTCGGTGTCAATGTTGCAGATATCAGCCAGCTCAGGCACAGCGCCGTAGAGTTCACCGGGCGAAAAGGCCGGGATCACAGCTCCGGTGCGATAATCCAGACGCGAGGCAATAGTGCCACCAGTGCCAAATAGTTTCACATTGGGTTTATTATCCGAGTAGGGGAAGGCTTTTTCGGGAATTTTGTAATTGGCTTTTTGATAACCCGTTTCCACCATTTTCTCGATGGTGACGATATCAATTCCGATATTGTAACCGGTTTCGATCTTCAGGACGATATGTTGGTCATCATCATTCTCAGCCCGAGGGAGAACCGTACCCTGAAAAGTGCCGCGGGTGGTATTGATCTCAGCTTGGCCCCAGACCCGAACATTGAATTTCTGTAAGATCTCCAGTGCAGNNNNNNNNNNNNNNNNNNNNNNNNNNNNNNNNNNNNNNNNNNNNNNNNNNNNNNNNNNNNNNNNNNNNNNNNNNNNNNNNNNNNNNNNNNNNNNNNNNNNAGATCGATCTCGGCATCAGGGCTGTTATTTTTGAATTTTTCATAAAGAAACGCCACCGGAGTCACGATCTCAGCCAGGCTGCGTCGTTTGAAATGAATACTGGTGAGTACGGAGCTGAATTGCATATCCGGGAATTCATAGATCACGGGCATCATGAATTTGGCGATCCCGGGAACCAGTTTTTTCTCGTTGATGTATCGGAACAA
This window of the Candidatus Neomarinimicrobiota bacterium genome carries:
- the gatD gene encoding Glu-tRNA(Gln) amidotransferase subunit GatD — protein: ALEILQKFNVRVWGQAEINTTRGTFQGTVLPRAENDDDQHIVLKIETGYNIGIDIVTIEKMVETGYQKANYKIPEKAFPYSDNKPNVKLFGTGGTIASRLDYRTGAVIPAFSPGELYGAVPELADICNIDTEKLFAVFSENMGPDQYKILAESIGKEIANGTDGIMIGHGTDTLHHTAAALSFMVQDSPIPIILVGSQRSSDRPSSDAALNLIHASYAAGRGDIAETLVCMFGPTSDEYGFLHRGTRVRKMHSSYRSTFRTIGDTPVATVTRQGLDIIKKEYKPRRKDKQVKIIPTFNEKVTMMYYYPHMKSEVMEALIDAGYKGIIIVGTGLGHVNKELYPALKRAQAEGVSVFMTLQTLWGYSHMFVYDTGRDMMALGVVPLGNMLPEVAWVKLGWTMGQTGDVEKIKEMMLTPINDDITEREPYNGYLVYQGGVPEVEGFVRNFRK